One part of the [Pantoea] beijingensis genome encodes these proteins:
- the pstB gene encoding phosphate ABC transporter ATP-binding protein PstB, which produces MHSTVTFNDTETALELKKLSLWYDDKQALKDISLKVPKNCITALIGPSGCGKSTLLRCFNRMNDLIAGCRIEGDILLGNRSIYQEKNDLSALRRRVGMVFQRPNPFPKSIYENVVYGLRLQGVRDKRVLDEAVERALRAAALWGEVKDSLRKNALTLSTGQQQRLVIARAIAIEPEVLLLDEPTSALDPISTLVIEELMTTLKQHFSLLLVTHNMQQAARVSDYAAFVHNGSLVEFAETDTLFTAPQQRRTEDYITGRYG; this is translated from the coding sequence ATGCATTCAACCGTCACCTTTAACGATACGGAAACGGCGCTGGAATTAAAGAAGCTTTCGCTGTGGTATGACGACAAGCAGGCACTGAAAGATATTTCACTGAAGGTACCTAAGAACTGTATTACCGCCCTTATTGGCCCTTCTGGCTGCGGTAAATCGACGCTATTACGATGCTTTAACCGAATGAATGATTTGATTGCCGGATGCCGTATTGAAGGCGATATTCTGTTAGGTAATCGCTCCATTTATCAGGAAAAAAACGATCTTTCTGCATTGCGGCGGCGGGTTGGGATGGTGTTTCAGCGCCCTAATCCCTTTCCTAAATCCATTTATGAAAACGTGGTGTATGGTCTGCGTTTGCAAGGGGTACGTGATAAGCGTGTGCTGGATGAGGCGGTGGAACGGGCACTGCGTGCGGCGGCGTTGTGGGGCGAAGTGAAAGATAGCCTGCGGAAAAATGCTTTAACCCTCTCAACCGGGCAGCAGCAGCGGTTAGTCATTGCCCGGGCAATCGCTATCGAACCCGAAGTACTCTTACTGGATGAGCCAACATCAGCACTGGACCCCATCTCTACGTTAGTTATTGAAGAGCTAATGACAACGTTAAAGCAGCATTTTTCCCTGCTACTGGTCACACATAATATGCAGCAGGCTGCGCGCGTCTCTGATTACGCGGCATTTGTGCATAATGGCAGTCTGGTGGAGTTTGCTGAGACGGATACGCTTTTCACCGCGCCGCAGCAGCGACGCACTGAAGATTATATTACCGGACGCTATGGCTAA
- the purN gene encoding phosphoribosylglycinamide formyltransferase gives MKKIVVLVSGNGSNLQAIIDACQQGRINGSLAAVFSNKAGVFGLQRASQAGIPAHALSPSQFSDRIAFDRQLMREIDAYAPDLIVLAGYMRILSPDFVAHYQGRMLNIHPSLLPKYPGLHTHRQAIENGDEEHGTSVHFVTDELDGGPVILQARVPIFADDSEAEVIARVQHQEHAIYPLVIDWFMTGRLAMRDRAAWLDDKKLPPQGHAFE, from the coding sequence ATGAAAAAAATAGTCGTGCTGGTTTCCGGTAACGGTAGCAATCTTCAGGCGATTATCGATGCCTGCCAGCAGGGACGAATCAACGGCAGCCTTGCTGCCGTGTTTAGCAACAAGGCGGGGGTCTTCGGACTGCAACGCGCCAGCCAGGCGGGTATCCCCGCCCACGCGCTCTCTCCCTCTCAGTTCTCAGACCGCATCGCTTTTGATCGTCAACTGATGCGGGAAATCGATGCTTACGCGCCTGACCTGATCGTGCTGGCGGGCTATATGCGCATCCTTAGTCCGGACTTTGTCGCCCATTACCAGGGACGGATGCTCAATATTCATCCCTCGCTATTACCTAAATATCCCGGGTTGCATACCCATCGTCAGGCAATAGAAAACGGCGATGAAGAACATGGTACATCGGTGCATTTTGTCACTGACGAGCTGGATGGGGGACCGGTTATCCTGCAGGCTCGAGTACCGATCTTCGCCGATGATAGTGAAGCTGAAGTCATCGCACGCGTCCAGCATCAGGAACATGCGATCTATCCACTGGTAATCGACTGGTTTATGACTGGCCGCTTAGCGATGCGCGATCGGGCCGCCTGGCTTGATGACAAAAAACTACCGCCGCAAGGCCACGCTTTCGAATAG